From the Pyrenophora tritici-repentis strain M4 chromosome 5, whole genome shotgun sequence genome, the window CAGGATATGAGACAGCCTCACGAGGCATGACGATCACCATTAGCGGGGTTCTTCTCCGTGAATCTAACTAACGCAAGCGAGACCCTGATTAAGTATCAGCGATGGGTTGGAGGATCAGCCGTCAATACGAACCTCATTACAAAACGCAAGTCACAGAACAACGCAATGACAATTTATTATGTACGTTCCACCTATAGAAGTTCCTCGTATCCAGTGGGGTGATGGGTCCTGATGAAGATCAAGGTCAGCCGAGGTATGAGGTAAGATTGTCGTCAGGGAACAGTATGCATCGCTCTAAATGACCTTCCGCCCTGTTGTGATACACCTGCTATTCCTTTCCGTTTTTATTGAAGAACTGAAAAATTATTGTGCCATTCTTACAAAATGTCGAGTTTTGCCAACTACTGCCGCAAGAAGCGCACAATCCAACAGCTTCCCACACCTGCCCGGAAGGGTCACAACGCCATCTTGAACGCCGAATACATACAAGACATTGTTGATGCAATTGGCACATGGAGCTGTCAGCGAGTCTTCCTTGTGCATTCGAAAGCGCTAGATCAGAACACAGATGTTATCAAGAAGCTCAAGGAGAGGTTGGGGCCATTTGTTGTGGGGGCCAAGTCCGGCGTTGGCGCGCATTCTCCTTACGAGGATGTTCTGGACATCGCAAGAAAGATACACGAAGAAAATGCGGACTGCTTGATCAGCATAGGAAGTAGCAGTTACTCTGATGCGAGCAAAATTGCTCGCTTGATGGACGCAAATCTTACCCCAGACAACCTCACAGTGGAAACGATGGAGGGTTTGGTGGATCAAGAGAAGGGATGTGCAGATAATCTGAATGATCCCAAGATCAAGCTGATACTTGTCCCAACGAGTCTGTCGGCAAGCGAATGGAACAACAATTCCTCTGCAACAAACCCCCAGACCCATAAGAAACAGCATTTCGCAAGCGAGCAAGCAGCTCCGGATCTTATACTACTTGATCGTGAGGTCGCCTCGACTTCGCCGAGGAAATTGTGGCTTGCTAGCGGCATGCGCGCGGTGGACCATTGTGTCGAGACGGTAAGTACCTTCTGATTCTGAGACCGAAACCACAGGAATAAACGTGCTAATGAAATTGCTTTGTCAAGATGGTGAACGAAAAGTGCAAAGAAGAAGTATTCCACCACATGGAAGATGCACTAGCGGTGCTTCTTAGAGGGCTGAAAGACTATAAGAACGGTGAAAGTAAAGACGACCACACTAAACTGCTCGACGGGATCGAAGATTGTCAGATCGGGTCCCGCAATGCCATGATGGGTCTCTTACTATGGAACGTGCCAATGGGCCTTTCGCACGCCATTGGACATCAGCTCGGCAGCGTTTGCGGTGTCATGCACGGCGTTACATCCTGCATCATGCTTGCCCCCGTCCTGCGCTACACTGCGTCCAAGTCTGATAGGCAGAAGCAGATTCAGGAACGTGTGCTGGGTATTTGGAACAAAGTTCTCAAGGGCGAAGAATCAAGCCTCGCGGATGCAGTAAGCAATTTCGTGAGGTTTCTGGAGCTACCAAGTACACTGCAGGAAGCTGGGATTGACAAAAAGCAGGATATTAACAAGGTCGCTGAACGAACATTGACAGATGTGTTTGGGGTGATGGAGGGCATGGGCGGGAAAGATGACATACTTGCCATTCTGGATGACGCAAAGGGCGGAGAAATGCAAGATGGGTGGCTAGGTGGAGGGGCGCCAATGTAGCGACTTAATGCGATCGAATTACTATCCTGAACCCCTTTTAGATCAGCGTTTCGTCACTTCTTCCCTGGAAAATACATCGCCCTGAGATCGCCCATGGGCAAGTCCTCAAAGCTCGCCACATCCTCAACAATTACGTTGGCCAACTCAGCGGGGAGTTGCCCCTCGCCCCACCGACTCATAGTTCTCCATATCTCATGGATACGCGTACTATCTCTCAGGAAATCCCTAGAGCGTCGAAACCACCCCGCCTCGAACCATTCGGCCTTCGCACCATCCCAACCCCAATGTTCTAGCTCCTGCTCGCCCCACAACGGCAACAGCTCCTGGGCCTTGGAAAGAGATAATGCTATCGGTGCTGAAGCTGTATCCCACGGGTTTGCTTTTGATGGGGATGGGGATGATGTTCCCGACTTTGTGGGTTTCGGTGGGTCCCATTGATCCACACAGATCCTCAGCAAAGCGTCGTCAAGGGTCCAATATAGACTTTCCCTTTGACTTGGCAAGAACCTTTCCAATCCAAATTCCCTGCGTCGCAACACGTGTACGCTCCAATCCACCAGTAGGCAGGCCGCTTCTGCCCACATTGCCGGAGCCCTATCCACCAAACTGCGCACGGTTGCAGCAAAAGTACGTGTGCGTTGGTAAAGAACAGAGTAGATGTGTGGAATGGTACATAGTCCTTGCTGTTCGAATAGTACTGTAAGGTTCATTGTTTTCATATCGTTGAAGAATTTCGTCATGTTGTGACGTGGATCAGGAATCTCGGCCGAATTCAGATGCTCCCGATGTCTGATACAACATGGGTGATCGGTACATTGACTTAACTCCATGGTGAGTATTTTGATGCTGAATATCTACGCCAGCTGAAAGGTAGGAGGGTTGCGTTTATCGCTGGCGATTGCGATGTATGCCTGGCGCAGCTCCGAACGCGCGGGGGCATTACGTCATCAGCATCCGCATCCGATGCCTGTTGATTGCAGAGCGCAACTACCCTTGACCAAGTTATTTTCTTTTGGGAGATGTGGTATGATCAGGATTGAGAAACATAAATATGATTCTAGGGGTAAGGTCTACATGCAAAAGCGGTCTTTTCCGGCTCTGAGTACTAGCGGCCATAGATCATCACCATATACCCTGCATACGAACGTAACTTTAGACCCTTTCTGTGGCATTTGGGGTGTATTGTACGTATCATTAAGATTTCTTAAGCCTATCTACGCTACGGAATATTTTCTGATCGCTTGAAGATGTCATCAAGGCCATGGACTCTTAGACCCTCTTTGGCTGCCAGTCACTCGAATGTGCACGTCGACAATCCAGGCTGGTGGTTCTCCTCGATCGCAAATTTGCTGCGTCGATGTAATGATTTGAAGACTTTTGGATGCGGTAGTTTTGGGGATGGTGCCTCGGGTCGACTGTACTACGGAACCAGTGTCGCTACCATATTTTGTCGACAATGCAAGTGGTGAGAACATGCGATATGTCCTAAATTGGCACCCAAGAAAGTGGATTCACGTAATGCATGGGTCACATCGTCGTCTTTGGCGTATGATCGACCGAGAGTTTCGCTGAAAGCATAGAACCAAATGATCTCAACAGGGACTACACTTAGCACGTTGGGATACCCTCTGTTCAACTCTTTCTTAGCGATCCTCTAGCTTTTCAGGGCCCAACAAGAGTTTCCTCAGCCTGGTGTTCTATAAGTATTCTCCTCAtcatctctttctacttcTCTCATAGTGCTACAAAACATACCTGTCACACATAAACATTTCCTCTTCCAAGCTCTATCATTCATCATTCATCACTCATCCAAGATGAAGTACCTAAACATCATCCCGTTCATCGTTGGCGGAAGCTACGCTGTTCTCTGCGCTTCCAACGGACCCAGCACTGCCCCCGAGCCAGTCGTCAACACCCTTGATGGCTTCAAAAACGAAAAACTCTACACCCATATTTCCAAGATTGTCAGGAACGTTCCTGGCTACGAGGCAGTCATTACTGCCGCCGATTGTGCTATCGCATCTCCTAAGTACATGACGTACATCTCGCTGAAGCATTACAACCCGACGGCCTGTGCCCAGGCGTGCAACATGCACGCCGGATGTGATGGTTGTATGTCAATCCATTACACTCAATAACATCAGCATACTCACAATATCTCTTCAGTCAACATTTACGTCCAGCGTGAACCCGGCGTCCAGCCCAGCCAAAATTGCCCCAACCCCACCGCCATTGCTGTCACCAGGTGTGCACTGTACTCAGAGCCCGTCACCAAGTCTCAGTGCACCAACGAAGGCCAAAAGATTGGTCCTGTCGATTACCACAATCTTCCATTCGAGGTCGCCATTCGTGGATCCAATGGTACGTGCTATGAAATGCTAAGTATCTTAATTTGTCCACTAACACACTTCAACAGCGTACAACAAGCTCCCCGTCAAAGAGAAGGTCAAGGTGGTCACCGTCACAAAGTATTTGACCGAAGCGGCGATCCCAACTTCCGGGTTCTTGTCTTTGGGTTCAA encodes:
- a CDS encoding DUF936 multi-domain protein translates to MKYLNIIPFIVGGSYAVLCASNGPSTAPEPVVNTLDGFKNEKLYTHISKIVRNVPGYEAVITAADCAIASPKYMTYISLKHYNPTACAQACNMHAGCDGFNIYVQREPGVQPSQNCPNPTAIAVTRCALYSEPVTKSQCTNEGQKIGPVDYHNLPFEVAIRGSNAYNKLPVKEKVKVVTVTKYLTEAAIPTSGFLSLGSNTRLITPAKTGTAFPTSTLYGPRVTPHTPDLASNIDSHGRTFSSRTVTATIDGVVRINEARVVEFPEGAPISTDGPFPHVTPSSSQVTTTSSA